A section of the Ciceribacter thiooxidans genome encodes:
- a CDS encoding SDR family oxidoreductase produces MRMMIFGAGYSGKAIGALAAAKGHPVAGTTRSLEKKETLAALGIEPFQFGGVSLSEELIERMRTVTHLVQSIAPGASGDPLIPLLGEGVRTRLPLLEWVGYLSTVGVYGDHGGAWVDEKTPCRPASQRSVERLHAENAWQSLAAANDLPLTILRLSGIYGPGRNPFVNLTRGNARRLVKKDQVFNRIRVEDIAAAAMFLAEKRTAGIFNVTDNEPCPPQDVVAEAARLMGIEPPPEQDFETAELTPMARSFYGENKRVSNATITSLGFRFQYPDYRVSLAELWASGRWNK; encoded by the coding sequence ATGCGCATGATGATCTTCGGTGCCGGCTACTCCGGAAAGGCGATCGGCGCACTTGCTGCCGCCAAGGGACATCCGGTTGCCGGGACAACGCGGAGTCTCGAAAAGAAGGAGACACTCGCGGCTTTGGGGATCGAACCTTTCCAGTTCGGCGGCGTATCGCTTTCTGAAGAACTGATAGAAAGGATGCGGACGGTCACCCATCTCGTCCAGTCGATTGCGCCCGGCGCCAGCGGAGACCCTTTGATCCCGCTGCTCGGCGAGGGCGTACGTACGCGTCTGCCGTTGCTCGAATGGGTCGGCTACCTGTCGACCGTCGGCGTCTATGGTGACCACGGTGGAGCCTGGGTCGATGAAAAAACACCGTGCAGGCCGGCTTCGCAGCGCTCCGTCGAGCGACTGCACGCCGAGAACGCATGGCAGTCGCTCGCCGCTGCAAACGACCTGCCGCTGACGATCCTGCGTCTCTCGGGCATTTACGGGCCGGGCAGAAATCCCTTCGTCAATCTCACCCGCGGCAACGCCCGACGACTCGTCAAGAAGGATCAGGTCTTCAATCGTATCCGCGTCGAGGACATCGCCGCCGCCGCAATGTTCCTCGCCGAAAAGCGCACGGCCGGCATATTCAACGTCACGGACAACGAGCCCTGTCCTCCGCAGGATGTGGTTGCCGAAGCGGCGCGCTTAATGGGGATCGAGCCTCCTCCGGAACAAGACTTCGAAACGGCCGAACTCACGCCGATGGCGCGCTCCTTCTACGGTGAGAACAAGCGTGTTTCGAACGCGACGATCACCAGCCTGGGATTCCGCTTCCAATATCC